The following coding sequences are from one Candidatus Borkfalkia ceftriaxoniphila window:
- the argF gene encoding ornithine carbamoyltransferase, producing MKHLLKLKDLTSDEIFGILNLADQLKYERKNNVKHPYLEGKKLGMIFQKSSTRTRVSFEVGMYELGGYALFLSDRDLQIGRGEPIKDTIRVLSRYLDGIMIRTFAQKDVEDLAKYGSIPIINGLTDYCHPCQVLADLMTIREYKGSFKGLKMCFVGDGNNMANSLIVGCIKTGMEIAIACPDDYRPDADLICWARENGKITVTSDLKAAAEGADVLYTDVWASMGQEGEKAAREKIFRGYCIDDTLMKLAEKDAMVLHCLPAHRGEEITEEVFEAHADEIFDEAENRLHAQKAVLCKLLK from the coding sequence ATGAAACATTTACTGAAACTAAAGGATCTGACGAGCGACGAGATCTTCGGCATTCTCAATCTTGCCGATCAACTCAAATACGAGCGCAAAAACAATGTCAAACATCCCTATCTCGAAGGGAAAAAACTGGGCATGATATTTCAGAAATCATCCACGAGGACGCGCGTCAGTTTCGAAGTGGGTATGTACGAACTGGGCGGCTACGCGCTGTTTCTTTCCGACCGCGATCTGCAGATCGGCAGAGGCGAGCCCATCAAGGATACCATCCGCGTGCTTTCGCGCTATCTCGACGGTATCATGATCCGCACTTTTGCGCAAAAAGACGTGGAAGATCTGGCAAAGTACGGTTCCATTCCCATCATCAACGGGCTCACCGATTACTGCCATCCATGCCAGGTGCTCGCAGACCTCATGACCATCCGCGAATACAAGGGCAGTTTCAAGGGGCTCAAAATGTGTTTTGTGGGCGACGGGAACAATATGGCGAATTCACTGATCGTCGGCTGCATCAAGACGGGCATGGAGATCGCGATCGCCTGTCCCGACGACTACCGCCCCGACGCGGATCTCATCTGTTGGGCTAGGGAAAACGGCAAGATCACCGTGACCTCCGATTTAAAGGCGGCCGCGGAGGGGGCGGACGTGTTGTACACGGACGTATGGGCGTCCATGGGGCAGGAAGGAGAAAAGGCGGCGCGCGAAAAAATATTCCGCGGCTATTGCATCGACGATACGCTCATGAAACTTGCGGAAAAGGATGCTATGGTGCTGCACTGTCTCCCCGCGCACAGAGGGGAAGAGATCACGGAAGAAGTATTCGAGGCGCACGCCGATGAAATTTTCGACGAGGCGGAAAACAGACTGCACGCGCAGAAAGCCGTGCTCTGCAAATTGCTGAAATAA
- a CDS encoding acetylornithine/succinylornithine family transaminase, whose product MDFQDLQHLDKQFIANTYNRFQTDIAAGNGAKLVSSAGKEYIDFASGIAVNTFGVNDEAWKQAVIGQLNKVQHACNLYYTEPQAKLAQLLCEKTGAKKVFFSNSGAEANECAIKAARKYSEDKYGAGRYEIVTLKNSFHGRTLATLSATGQDAMHKHFAPFVAGFSYADPTYEGVRAMCSKRTCAVMMELVQGESGVNVLDIEEVEKIALFCKKNDILLIIDEVQTGNGRTGRLYAYEHYKIKPDVVTTAKGLAGGLPLGATMFFGKTENVFTYGDHGSTFGGNPVACAGALSILSRIDQDLLFEVQGKSAYLFTHLGRIRNVLKVTGLGLMIGLETNKDAKALAAACLERGLIVLTAKNKLRLLPPLNIKKDELDCGLKILNEVISE is encoded by the coding sequence ATGGATTTTCAGGATTTACAGCATCTCGACAAGCAATTTATCGCCAATACGTACAACCGTTTTCAGACGGACATCGCAGCGGGGAACGGGGCGAAACTCGTTTCCTCCGCGGGAAAAGAGTATATCGATTTTGCCAGCGGCATTGCCGTCAATACCTTCGGCGTCAACGACGAGGCGTGGAAACAGGCTGTCATCGGACAACTGAATAAGGTACAGCACGCCTGCAATCTCTATTATACGGAACCGCAGGCGAAACTCGCGCAACTTTTATGCGAAAAGACGGGCGCAAAAAAAGTTTTCTTTTCCAATTCGGGCGCCGAGGCGAACGAATGCGCAATCAAAGCGGCGAGAAAGTATTCCGAGGATAAATACGGCGCGGGCAGATACGAGATCGTCACGCTGAAAAATTCCTTTCACGGCAGGACGCTCGCCACGCTTTCCGCGACGGGACAGGACGCCATGCACAAACATTTCGCGCCTTTCGTTGCGGGATTTTCTTACGCCGATCCCACTTACGAAGGCGTGCGCGCAATGTGTTCCAAGCGCACCTGCGCCGTCATGATGGAACTCGTACAGGGCGAGAGCGGCGTCAACGTTCTGGATATCGAGGAGGTCGAAAAGATCGCGCTCTTCTGTAAAAAGAACGACATCCTTCTCATCATCGACGAAGTGCAGACGGGCAACGGCAGAACGGGCCGCCTGTACGCGTACGAACACTATAAAATAAAACCCGACGTCGTGACGACCGCAAAGGGACTTGCTGGCGGACTGCCGCTCGGCGCCACCATGTTTTTCGGCAAGACGGAAAACGTCTTTACTTACGGCGACCACGGCTCCACGTTCGGCGGCAATCCCGTCGCCTGCGCGGGCGCGCTCAGCATCCTTTCCCGTATCGATCAGGATCTTTTATTCGAGGTGCAGGGAAAGAGCGCGTATCTTTTCACCCATCTGGGACGCATCAGAAATGTTTTGAAAGTGACGGGGCTGGGATTGATGATCGGGCTTGAAACGAACAAGGACGCGAAAGCGCTCGCCGCGGCGTGTTTGGAGAGGGGGCTCATCGTCCTCACCGCGAAAAACAAACTGCGCTTGCTGCCGCCGCTCAATATTAAAAAAGACGAATTGGACTGCGGATTAAAAATTTTGAACGAGGTGATTTCCGAATGA
- the argB gene encoding acetylglutamate kinase, giving the protein MDNKFNDKQFRAHVLAEALPYIQDYTHKVIVVKYGGNAMINDELKNSVMRDIVLLNLIGVKVVLVHGGGPEISEMLKKVGKESVFIDGLRYTDEETVEIVRMVLAGKINKSLVNLIERIGGKAIGLCGIDGHMLKCETADPKLGYVGKITEVDTKIITDSLDAGYIPIVSTVGYDDEGHIYNVNADTAAAALAGALGAESLILMTDTKGVLRDKDDESSLIEKIYVSDIPSLVKQGVISGGMIPKIECCKEAIRRGVHKVFIIDGRVSHSILVEILSDSGIGTMFINED; this is encoded by the coding sequence ATGGATAACAAATTCAACGACAAACAATTTCGGGCGCACGTGCTCGCGGAAGCCCTCCCGTATATTCAGGACTATACCCATAAGGTCATCGTCGTGAAATACGGCGGCAACGCCATGATCAACGACGAACTGAAAAATTCCGTCATGCGCGACATCGTGCTTTTGAACCTGATCGGCGTCAAAGTCGTGCTGGTGCACGGGGGCGGTCCCGAAATTTCCGAAATGCTCAAAAAGGTGGGCAAGGAATCGGTATTTATCGACGGACTGCGCTATACCGACGAAGAAACCGTGGAGATCGTGCGGATGGTGCTGGCGGGCAAGATCAATAAATCTCTCGTCAACCTCATCGAGCGCATCGGCGGCAAAGCCATCGGACTTTGCGGCATCGACGGGCATATGCTCAAATGCGAAACGGCGGATCCGAAACTCGGCTACGTCGGAAAAATTACCGAAGTGGATACCAAAATCATAACCGACAGTCTGGATGCCGGTTATATTCCCATTGTTTCTACCGTCGGCTACGACGACGAAGGCCATATTTATAACGTGAACGCGGATACGGCCGCCGCCGCTCTGGCGGGTGCTTTGGGGGCGGAAAGCCTGATTCTCATGACCGACACCAAAGGCGTTCTGCGCGACAAGGACGACGAGTCCAGCCTGATCGAAAAAATTTACGTGAGCGATATTCCCTCGCTCGTGAAACAGGGCGTGATCTCGGGCGGCATGATCCCCAAGATCGAGTGCTGCAAAGAGGCGATCCGCCGCGGCGTGCATAAAGTGTTTATTATCGACGGACGGGTGTCCCATTCCATTTTGGTTGAAATTTTGTCGGACAGCGGTATCGGCACCATGTTTATCAACGAAGACTGA
- the argJ gene encoding bifunctional glutamate N-acetyltransferase/amino-acid acetyltransferase ArgJ produces MKKISGGVCAPAGFRANGVHCGIRKNKTKRDLSLIVSEKRASAACVYTTNLVKGAPIIVTKSHVADGYAQAIVCNSGNANTCNADGVEIAEAMCALVEKNTGIAASDVVVASTGVIGQPLSVEPMAEGMPALAAGLSEENGNLAAQGIMTTDTVAKEIAFSFDLGGAECHIGAIGKGVGMINPNMATMLIFVTTDAAISPAMLQKALSADVKDTFNMVSVDGDTSTNDMVCVLANGLAGNPEITETGKDFNAFRRALNKVTTYLCRCIAKDGEGATKLLECKVTGAKTKNAAKLVAKSVIKSSLFKAAMFGADANWGRVLCAVGYSGADVDVSKVDVSFKSRFGRIDVCKNGSGIEFSEEEAKKVLGADEIQILIELNDKSGKATAWGCDLTYDYVKINGDYRT; encoded by the coding sequence ATGAAAAAAATCAGCGGCGGCGTGTGCGCGCCCGCGGGCTTTCGTGCCAACGGCGTGCATTGCGGCATCCGGAAAAATAAAACCAAGCGCGACCTGTCTTTGATCGTAAGCGAAAAAAGAGCGAGCGCGGCGTGCGTGTATACCACGAATCTTGTCAAGGGCGCGCCCATCATTGTTACGAAATCGCACGTCGCGGACGGCTATGCGCAGGCGATCGTCTGCAACAGCGGCAACGCGAACACCTGCAATGCCGACGGCGTGGAGATCGCCGAGGCGATGTGCGCTCTCGTCGAAAAGAACACGGGCATCGCGGCGTCGGACGTAGTGGTCGCGTCCACGGGCGTCATCGGACAGCCGCTTTCCGTCGAGCCGATGGCTGAGGGTATGCCCGCGCTCGCTGCGGGCCTGAGCGAAGAGAACGGCAATCTCGCGGCGCAGGGCATTATGACGACGGATACCGTAGCCAAAGAGATCGCTTTTTCCTTTGACCTCGGAGGCGCGGAATGTCATATCGGCGCAATCGGCAAGGGCGTCGGCATGATCAATCCCAATATGGCGACTATGCTGATTTTCGTTACTACGGACGCGGCGATCTCGCCCGCCATGCTGCAAAAGGCGCTCTCCGCTGACGTGAAAGATACCTTCAATATGGTCAGCGTGGACGGCGATACTTCCACCAACGACATGGTGTGCGTGCTTGCCAACGGGCTTGCGGGCAATCCCGAAATCACCGAGACAGGCAAAGATTTTAACGCCTTCCGCCGCGCGCTCAATAAAGTGACGACCTATTTGTGTCGCTGCATCGCCAAGGACGGCGAGGGGGCGACCAAACTTCTCGAATGCAAAGTGACGGGCGCAAAAACCAAAAACGCCGCCAAACTTGTTGCGAAATCGGTGATAAAGTCCAGCCTGTTTAAGGCCGCCATGTTCGGCGCGGACGCCAACTGGGGGCGGGTGTTGTGCGCCGTCGGCTATTCGGGCGCGGACGTGGACGTTTCCAAAGTGGACGTTTCCTTCAAGAGCCGTTTCGGGCGCATTGACGTATGCAAAAACGGCAGCGGGATCGAGTTTTCCGAAGAGGAAGCCAAAAAAGTTCTCGGTGCGGACGAAATACAGATTTTAATAGAACTCAACGACAAAAGCGGAAAGGCGACCGCCTGGGGCTGCGACCTCACGTACGATTACGTGAAGATCAACGGGGATTACCGCACATAA
- the argC gene encoding N-acetyl-gamma-glutamyl-phosphate reductase, with protein MYSVFIDGKEGTTGLQIYERLGKRSDLRLITLSEELRKDAASRKECINSADIVFLCLPDAAAREAVTLAESGRVRIIDASTAHRTSPDWAYGFPELSEAHREKIVSSKRVAVPGCHASGFISLVYPLIAGGLVSPDYPFVCHSVTGYSGGGKKMIAQYESEPRDTRLDSPRQYALGLSHKHLPEMTAVCGLSHKPIFNPIVADYYSGMCVTVPLYTDLMTKKMSVEQIKTYFAEYYARRNFIKVIEKETLDGGFLSANDLCGTNRMEIYVDGNDEQILLASRFDNLGKGASGAAVQCMNLMLGLDETTSLTE; from the coding sequence ATGTACAGCGTATTTATCGACGGGAAAGAGGGCACGACGGGTTTACAGATCTATGAGCGGCTGGGTAAGCGTTCGGATCTGAGACTGATCACGCTTTCCGAAGAACTCCGCAAGGACGCCGCCTCGCGCAAAGAATGTATAAATTCCGCGGATATCGTCTTTCTGTGCCTGCCCGACGCGGCTGCGAGGGAGGCTGTAACGCTTGCGGAAAGCGGGCGCGTCCGCATCATCGACGCCTCGACCGCGCATAGAACTTCGCCCGATTGGGCGTACGGTTTTCCCGAACTTTCCGAGGCGCACCGCGAAAAGATCGTTTCCTCGAAACGCGTAGCCGTTCCGGGCTGCCATGCGAGCGGGTTCATTTCGCTCGTGTATCCCCTGATCGCGGGCGGATTGGTTTCCCCCGATTATCCCTTCGTGTGCCATTCGGTAACGGGATACAGCGGCGGGGGAAAGAAGATGATCGCGCAGTACGAGAGCGAGCCGCGCGATACGCGTCTGGATAGCCCGCGGCAATACGCTTTGGGGCTTTCTCACAAACACCTTCCCGAAATGACGGCTGTATGCGGGCTTTCGCATAAGCCGATATTCAATCCGATCGTCGCCGACTATTACAGCGGCATGTGTGTAACCGTGCCGCTTTATACGGATTTAATGACTAAAAAAATGAGCGTTGAGCAGATAAAAACGTATTTTGCAGAGTACTATGCGAGACGTAATTTCATCAAAGTGATCGAAAAAGAAACGTTGGACGGAGGCTTTTTGTCCGCCAACGACCTGTGCGGCACAAACCGCATGGAAATATACGTGGACGGCAACGACGAACAGATCTTGCTCGCGTCCCGATTCGACAATCTCGGCAAGGGCGCTTCCGGCGCGGCGGTGCAGTGTATGAATCTGATGCTGGGGCTGGACGAAACCACGTCTTTGACCGAATAA